The following are encoded in a window of Ignavibacteriales bacterium genomic DNA:
- a CDS encoding DEAD/DEAH box helicase, whose translation MLKNGFKDLGLTEETLHAIHSKGFEEPTEIQKKIIPLILENKVDLIGQAQTGTGKTAAFALPIIQQLVPRAGHLQALVLVPTRELAIQVAEEFNSLRGNKNIHAAPIYGGQSYDTQLRRLKKGVDVVVGTPGRMIDLLNKKSMSLSEIAFAVLDEADEMLNMGFVEDIEDILSRTNPNRRTLLFSATMPERIATLAKKYMGKREIIRTKHSGETTELTDQIYYEVKESDKLDALCRIIDTTIEFYGLVFCRTKNDVDHVTSKLNDRGYDTEGLHGDITQNVRERILTKFRNKKINVLIATDVAARGLDIEELTHVINYALPQDPEAYLHRIGRTGRAGKEGTAVTFITPEEYRKLMFIKNFTQTEIRKERIPQIHDVINFKKEKIAAQLKSMMEVGLAHNYVSLAKEMIKNHNPEDVVAALIKYTYQNELEEENYAKIHDLFERKRSLDSRDDRPMGRKEYSRRDDRKKGNERGDSRENRFERKGKFSSDKGKSRMFLALGKKDDLNPKELLLMLKKKANVSPELVTGIQISDAFSFFNVPPKESEIILSKLNSKDKGKRPIVERAKGK comes from the coding sequence ATGCTTAAAAATGGCTTTAAAGATCTTGGACTTACGGAAGAAACACTTCATGCGATCCATTCAAAAGGATTTGAAGAACCGACCGAAATTCAGAAAAAAATTATCCCTCTTATATTAGAAAATAAAGTTGATTTAATAGGACAAGCTCAGACAGGAACGGGCAAAACTGCCGCATTTGCACTTCCTATTATACAACAGCTTGTACCAAGAGCTGGTCATCTTCAGGCATTGGTGCTCGTACCTACACGCGAACTCGCTATCCAAGTTGCCGAGGAATTTAATTCTCTTCGGGGGAATAAAAATATTCATGCGGCTCCGATCTACGGCGGGCAATCTTACGATACTCAACTTAGAAGATTGAAGAAAGGTGTGGATGTTGTAGTAGGAACTCCCGGTAGAATGATTGATCTACTCAATAAAAAAAGTATGTCCCTTTCGGAAATTGCATTCGCTGTTCTTGATGAAGCTGATGAAATGCTCAACATGGGTTTTGTCGAAGATATAGAAGATATCCTTTCAAGAACAAATCCTAATAGAAGAACACTTCTTTTCTCGGCTACGATGCCCGAAAGAATTGCAACACTTGCTAAGAAGTATATGGGCAAACGCGAGATTATCCGCACAAAACATTCCGGTGAGACAACAGAGCTTACGGATCAAATCTATTATGAAGTAAAAGAATCCGATAAATTAGATGCACTCTGCAGAATTATTGATACTACAATTGAATTTTACGGATTGGTTTTCTGCCGCACAAAAAATGATGTTGATCATGTTACTTCTAAACTGAATGACCGGGGTTATGATACGGAAGGTTTGCATGGTGATATTACCCAAAATGTTCGTGAAAGGATATTAACGAAATTCAGGAATAAAAAAATAAACGTGCTGATTGCTACCGATGTTGCAGCGCGCGGTCTCGATATTGAGGAACTAACACACGTTATAAATTATGCATTGCCGCAAGATCCAGAGGCATATTTACATAGAATAGGCAGAACCGGACGTGCCGGCAAAGAGGGAACAGCTGTAACTTTTATCACTCCGGAAGAATATCGTAAGTTAATGTTTATAAAAAACTTTACACAAACCGAGATACGCAAAGAAAGAATTCCTCAAATTCATGATGTGATCAATTTTAAGAAAGAGAAAATCGCTGCGCAATTGAAATCAATGATGGAAGTAGGATTGGCGCATAACTACGTATCACTAGCAAAAGAGATGATCAAGAATCACAATCCGGAAGATGTTGTTGCAGCTTTGATAAAATACACATATCAGAACGAACTTGAAGAAGAAAATTATGCAAAGATCCACGATCTCTTTGAAAGAAAAAGATCACTCGATTCTAGAGATGATCGCCCGATGGGAAGAAAAGAATATTCACGTAGGGATGATCGTAAAAAAGGAAATGAAAGAGGTGATTCAAGAGAAAATCGTTTTGAAAGAAAAGGAAAATTTAGCTCTGATAAAGGTAAATCTAGAATGTTTCTTGCATTAGGCAAGAAAGATGATCTTAATCCAAAAGAATTATTACTGATGCTCAAGAAAAAAGCCAATGTTAGTCCTGAATTAGTTACAGGTATTCAAATATCGGATGCGTTTTCATTCTTTAACGTACCGCCAAAAGAATCCGAAATTATTTTGAGTAAGCTCAACTCTAAGGATAAAGGAAAAAGACCAATCGTTGAAAGAGCGAAAGGAAAGTAG
- the nifJ gene encoding pyruvate:ferredoxin (flavodoxin) oxidoreductase, translated as MERRKITIDGNEAAAHVAYRVSEVIAIYPITPSSTMGELSDVWSAKKIKNIWGTVPSVTEMQSEGGAAGAVHGSLQSGALTTTFTASQGLFLMIPNMYKIAGELTPAVFHVSARSIAAAALSIFGDHSDVMATRQTGFGLICSNSVQEVMDTAAIVHRATLESRIPFIHFFDGFRTSAEVVKMEELTDEDIRAMIDDEKIKQFRQRALKPENPFIRGTAQNPDVYFQGRETVNKFYDECPEIVQKAMDKFALVTGRPYHLFDYYGAPDAKRVIILMGSGAEAAEETVDYLSQRMEEKVGIIKVRLYRPFSAKHLLAAIPKTVENISVLDRTKEPGSLGEPLYLDIVTAISEAMSSNNPPFAKMPKIVGGRYGLSSKEFTPAMVKAVFDNMKKPEPKNHFTVGINDDVTFTSLDYDENFMIEGDEVVRCLFYGLGADGTVGANKNSIKIIGEETENYAQGYFVYDSKKSGSTTVSHLRFGKKPIRSTYLIQTAKFVGCHTFGLLEKFDVLGNIENSGTFLLNSPFSKDETWDNLPIRIQQQIINKKLNFYLIDGYAVANKTGMGSRVNTIMQTCFFAISGILPKDEAIEQIKKSIQKTYGAKGEEIVKKNFEAVDQTLENLFKIDVPSKVTSKIEIPSIVSDKATDYVRNVLGKMMEGKGDNVKVSEMPIDGTFPSATTQWEKRNIALDVPSWDSEWCIQCGKCAMVCPHACIRIKSYDKKYLDEAPPTFKMMDAKGKEFPDGYAYTIQVAVEDCTGCEMCVEVCPAKNKKETRLKALNMTPQIPIRELERANWDFFLTLPELDRRLINTGVIKAQQLQQPLFEFSGACSGCGETPYVKLVSQLFGDHSIIANATGCSSIYGGNLPTTPWSKNNEGRGPAWANSLFEDNAEFGMGMRLSIDKQNEFAIELISKLKDQVGNELSNAILHADQKDEAGIYEQREKVTELKKKLEKIKSKDAEKLLEVADYLVKKSVWIIGGDGWAYDIGYGGLDHVIASGKNVNILVLDTEVYSNTGGQMSKATGMGAVAKFAAAGKPNAKKDLAMMAMIYGNVYVAKVAMGANDVQTLRAFIEAEAYNGPSLIIAYSHCIAHGINMAKGMESQKAAVDSGYWPLFRYNPENFKEGKNPLKLDSKAPKIKLEDYIYKETRYKMLTKSHPTEAKELLVKAQEEVFKKWKFYEQMSSFEVGKDGSGKEETKN; from the coding sequence ATGGAAAGAAGGAAAATTACGATTGATGGAAATGAAGCTGCCGCTCACGTTGCGTACCGTGTTAGCGAAGTTATTGCTATCTATCCGATAACACCATCTTCAACAATGGGTGAGTTATCTGATGTGTGGTCGGCTAAAAAAATAAAAAATATCTGGGGAACAGTTCCAAGCGTTACAGAGATGCAAAGTGAAGGCGGTGCTGCCGGAGCCGTGCATGGTTCTTTGCAAAGCGGTGCTCTTACTACAACATTTACAGCTTCTCAAGGATTATTTCTGATGATTCCAAACATGTATAAAATTGCCGGTGAATTAACTCCTGCCGTTTTTCATGTTAGCGCTCGTTCGATTGCTGCCGCGGCTTTATCAATTTTCGGCGATCATAGTGATGTTATGGCAACACGTCAAACCGGATTTGGTTTGATATGTTCGAATTCAGTTCAAGAAGTTATGGATACTGCTGCAATTGTTCACAGAGCAACTTTAGAATCAAGAATTCCATTCATTCATTTCTTTGATGGATTCAGAACTTCAGCCGAAGTTGTTAAGATGGAAGAGTTAACCGATGAAGATATTCGTGCTATGATTGATGATGAAAAAATAAAACAGTTTCGGCAGAGAGCTTTGAAGCCGGAAAATCCTTTCATAAGGGGAACAGCACAGAATCCTGATGTTTATTTCCAAGGAAGAGAAACGGTAAATAAATTCTACGACGAGTGTCCTGAGATTGTTCAAAAAGCGATGGATAAATTTGCTTTAGTTACAGGTCGTCCATATCACTTGTTCGATTATTACGGTGCACCGGATGCTAAGCGTGTTATTATTTTGATGGGATCCGGAGCTGAAGCAGCAGAAGAGACAGTTGATTATTTATCACAAAGAATGGAAGAAAAGGTCGGTATAATAAAAGTAAGATTATATAGACCATTCTCTGCAAAACATTTACTTGCTGCAATTCCAAAAACAGTTGAAAACATTTCCGTACTTGATAGAACAAAAGAACCGGGCTCGCTTGGCGAACCATTATACCTTGATATTGTAACTGCAATTTCAGAGGCAATGAGTTCAAACAATCCTCCGTTTGCAAAGATGCCGAAAATCGTAGGTGGACGTTATGGTTTATCTTCAAAAGAATTTACTCCGGCAATGGTAAAAGCAGTTTTCGATAATATGAAAAAACCGGAGCCGAAAAATCATTTCACTGTTGGAATAAATGATGATGTAACATTCACAAGTCTTGATTACGATGAAAACTTTATGATCGAAGGTGATGAAGTAGTTCGGTGTTTGTTCTATGGATTAGGTGCTGATGGAACAGTCGGCGCGAATAAAAACTCGATAAAGATAATCGGTGAAGAAACTGAAAATTATGCACAAGGTTATTTCGTATATGATTCTAAAAAATCCGGTTCCACAACAGTATCGCATTTAAGATTCGGTAAGAAGCCGATCCGTTCAACATATTTAATTCAAACTGCAAAATTTGTTGGCTGTCATACGTTCGGACTTCTAGAAAAATTTGACGTACTTGGAAATATTGAAAACAGCGGAACATTCTTACTTAATAGTCCTTTCAGTAAAGATGAGACTTGGGATAATCTTCCAATCAGAATTCAGCAGCAGATCATAAATAAAAAATTAAATTTTTACTTGATTGATGGTTATGCAGTTGCTAATAAAACCGGAATGGGTAGCAGAGTTAATACAATCATGCAGACATGCTTCTTTGCTATTTCGGGAATACTTCCTAAAGATGAAGCGATTGAACAGATCAAGAAATCAATTCAGAAGACTTACGGTGCAAAAGGCGAAGAAATCGTAAAGAAAAATTTTGAAGCTGTTGATCAAACTCTTGAAAATTTATTTAAGATTGATGTCCCATCAAAAGTAACAAGCAAGATCGAAATTCCTTCAATCGTTTCTGATAAAGCTACGGATTATGTACGCAATGTTCTCGGCAAAATGATGGAAGGAAAAGGTGATAATGTAAAAGTTAGTGAAATGCCGATTGATGGAACGTTTCCGTCTGCTACTACACAATGGGAAAAAAGAAATATCGCACTCGATGTTCCTTCATGGGATTCGGAATGGTGTATTCAATGCGGTAAATGTGCTATGGTATGTCCTCACGCTTGTATCAGGATTAAATCTTATGACAAAAAATATTTGGATGAAGCTCCTCCAACTTTTAAAATGATGGATGCAAAAGGAAAAGAATTCCCCGATGGTTATGCTTATACAATTCAAGTTGCCGTTGAAGATTGTACCGGCTGCGAAATGTGTGTAGAAGTTTGTCCGGCAAAAAATAAAAAAGAAACGCGTCTCAAAGCGCTTAATATGACTCCTCAAATTCCGATCAGAGAATTAGAGAGAGCAAATTGGGATTTCTTCTTGACGTTGCCAGAATTAGATAGAAGACTTATCAACACTGGTGTTATTAAAGCTCAGCAATTACAGCAGCCGTTATTTGAATTCTCGGGTGCTTGCTCTGGATGCGGTGAGACTCCATACGTAAAATTAGTATCTCAGTTATTCGGTGATCATTCAATAATTGCAAATGCAACTGGATGTTCATCAATTTACGGCGGTAATTTACCTACAACTCCTTGGTCAAAAAATAATGAAGGAAGGGGACCAGCCTGGGCTAATTCGTTGTTCGAGGATAATGCTGAGTTCGGAATGGGAATGCGCCTCTCGATTGATAAACAAAATGAGTTTGCAATTGAACTGATCTCAAAATTAAAAGATCAAGTTGGAAATGAATTATCAAATGCAATTCTTCATGCAGATCAAAAAGACGAAGCCGGAATTTATGAACAGAGAGAAAAAGTAACAGAGCTCAAAAAGAAGCTTGAAAAAATAAAATCTAAAGACGCAGAAAAATTATTGGAAGTTGCAGACTACCTCGTTAAAAAATCCGTTTGGATTATCGGCGGCGACGGATGGGCTTACGATATCGGTTACGGCGGACTTGATCACGTTATTGCATCCGGCAAGAACGTAAATATTTTAGTCCTAGATACTGAAGTTTACTCTAACACCGGCGGACAAATGTCTAAAGCTACTGGAATGGGTGCAGTTGCAAAATTTGCCGCAGCTGGTAAACCAAATGCTAAGAAAGATCTGGCGATGATGGCAATGATTTATGGAAATGTTTACGTTGCAAAAGTTGCAATGGGTGCCAACGATGTTCAAACATTGCGCGCATTCATAGAAGCCGAAGCTTATAACGGACCTTCTTTGATTATTGCTTACAGCCATTGCATAGCACACGGTATAAATATGGCGAAAGGAATGGAGAGTCAGAAAGCAGCTGTTGATAGCGGTTACTGGCCGTTGTTCAGATACAATCCGGAAAATTTCAAAGAAGGAAAGAATCCGCTTAAGTTAGATTCAAAAGCTCCTAAGATCAAACTCGAAGATTATATCTACAAAGAGACACGATACAAGATGCTAACTAAATCTCATCCGACCGAAGCAAAAGAATTATTAGTAAAAGCTCAGGAAGAGGTATTTAAGAAATGGAAATTCTACGAACAGATGTCTTCGTTCGAAGTCGGCAAAGACGGTAGCGGAAAAGAGGAAACTAAAAACTGA
- a CDS encoding methylated-DNA--[protein]-cysteine S-methyltransferase codes for MNYKTFYNSPIGLIEIGGTENSITSLFFIDEEFNPDAKSNPYIEKYVEQLDEYFKGKRKIFELNIQPEGTDFQKRVWDELLKIPYGETRSYMEITKILGDQKAIRAVANANGQNKISIIIPCHRVIGSDGSLTGYGGGLWRKKWLLDHEQKFSNNEKQLELIL; via the coding sequence ATGAATTATAAGACATTTTACAATTCTCCGATTGGATTAATTGAGATAGGAGGGACGGAAAACTCAATTACATCATTGTTCTTTATAGATGAAGAATTTAATCCCGATGCGAAATCGAATCCATATATTGAAAAATATGTAGAACAGCTTGATGAATATTTCAAAGGTAAGAGGAAAATATTTGAACTAAATATTCAACCAGAAGGAACGGATTTCCAAAAAAGGGTTTGGGATGAATTATTAAAAATACCTTACGGTGAAACAAGATCATATATGGAAATCACAAAAATACTCGGTGATCAAAAAGCAATTCGAGCAGTTGCAAATGCTAACGGACAAAATAAAATTTCGATCATCATTCCTTGCCATCGTGTAATTGGAAGCGATGGTAGTCTAACTGGTTATGGTGGCGGATTGTGGCGGAAGAAATGGCTTTTAGATCACGAGCAAAAATTTAGCAACAACGAAAAACAGTTGGAACTGATCTTATAA
- a CDS encoding DUF116 domain-containing protein — protein MHSSQTITEPIIGKTYSLYGNSVSSDSYFELISDLASRFLKNINSTEELHAIIQKASGQKRFLKSLLKNNNQTILSQIIHELNENLSVYTEAVKEHLRTLSVIKRFEKIKTLTTEQYHLSMLEIELTNRLNQKKFLECELKYAFLPHCMRDFSQECLSAPDNLDYVCKACSKICPINEMSKLLRKNKIKPYLWMQSDLKKLFRTLKLENKKVGVLGVACIPELVNGMRMCQKAHVPVIGLQLDANRCQRWMGQFHENTINIKKITKLLNNSDPL, from the coding sequence ATGCATTCCTCTCAAACAATAACTGAACCGATTATTGGCAAGACATACTCACTTTATGGAAATTCGGTCTCAAGTGATTCTTATTTTGAATTAATATCTGATTTAGCTAGTAGATTTCTAAAGAATATAAATAGTACAGAAGAACTTCACGCCATAATTCAAAAAGCTAGTGGCCAAAAACGTTTTTTAAAAAGTCTGTTAAAAAATAATAATCAAACGATTCTATCACAGATTATTCATGAGTTAAACGAAAATCTCTCAGTTTATACTGAAGCCGTCAAAGAACATTTAAGAACACTCTCGGTTATTAAGAGATTTGAAAAAATTAAAACATTAACCACTGAGCAATATCATTTGTCCATGTTGGAAATTGAATTGACAAATAGACTCAATCAAAAAAAGTTTTTAGAGTGTGAATTAAAATACGCATTCCTTCCGCATTGCATGAGGGATTTTTCGCAAGAATGTTTATCGGCTCCCGATAATCTTGATTATGTCTGCAAAGCTTGTTCAAAAATCTGTCCCATCAATGAAATGAGTAAACTCCTCAGAAAAAATAAAATAAAACCTTATCTCTGGATGCAATCCGATCTTAAAAAATTATTTAGAACTCTTAAACTTGAAAATAAAAAAGTTGGAGTATTAGGTGTAGCATGCATTCCGGAACTAGTTAATGGAATGAGAATGTGCCAAAAAGCTCATGTCCCTGTAATCGGTCTCCAGTTAGATGCCAATCGCTGCCAGAGATGGATGGGTCAGTTTCATGAGAATACTATCAATATCAAAAAAATTACTAAGCTATTAAATAATTCTGATCCGCTCTAA
- a CDS encoding dihydroorotate dehydrogenase-like protein, with translation MNLTTKYMGLKLKNPIVPSASPLSQSIDTVKAMEDAGAAAVVVYSLFEEQITHESGELDHYLSVGTDSFAEALSYFPEQEKFPLGPYQYLDHIANLKKAVDIPIIGSLNGVSTGGWIKYAKNIEQAGADALELNVYYVAANQNITGPEVENMYVDVLKEVKKNVKIPVAIKLSPFFTSMSNMARKLDHAGADGLVLFNRFYQPDFDLDKLEVVPNLLLSTNWEMRLPLRWIAILHGNIKASLGATSGIHNHIDVLKIMMAGGDVAMMASELLLNGVGRITQILDGMKKWMEEKEYNSIDMMKGSMSQKKIAQPAAFERANYMKTLQSYKSLN, from the coding sequence ATGAATCTCACAACAAAATACATGGGATTGAAATTAAAGAACCCGATCGTTCCTTCTGCTTCTCCGCTATCACAAAGTATTGATACTGTAAAAGCAATGGAAGATGCAGGAGCTGCTGCCGTTGTTGTTTATTCTTTATTCGAAGAACAGATCACGCATGAATCCGGTGAGCTTGATCATTATCTCTCCGTTGGAACTGATAGTTTTGCTGAAGCACTTAGTTATTTCCCCGAGCAGGAAAAATTTCCTCTTGGACCTTATCAGTATTTAGATCATATAGCCAACTTAAAGAAAGCTGTTGATATTCCGATCATTGGAAGTTTGAACGGTGTTAGTACCGGCGGATGGATTAAGTATGCTAAGAATATTGAGCAAGCCGGCGCCGATGCTCTTGAATTAAATGTTTATTATGTTGCTGCAAATCAGAATATTACCGGGCCTGAAGTTGAGAATATGTACGTTGATGTTTTAAAAGAAGTAAAAAAGAACGTGAAGATTCCGGTTGCTATAAAATTAAGTCCCTTTTTTACTTCGATGTCGAACATGGCACGTAAACTCGATCATGCGGGTGCTGACGGCCTTGTACTCTTTAACAGATTTTATCAACCCGATTTTGATCTTGATAAACTTGAAGTTGTTCCAAATCTTTTACTTAGTACAAATTGGGAAATGCGACTTCCGTTAAGATGGATCGCAATTCTTCACGGAAATATAAAAGCAAGTTTGGGAGCTACAAGCGGAATTCATAATCATATAGATGTATTAAAAATTATGATGGCAGGCGGCGATGTCGCAATGATGGCTTCTGAACTTTTACTTAATGGTGTTGGACGCATTACACAAATTTTAGACGGAATGAAAAAATGGATGGAAGAAAAAGAATATAATTCGATTGATATGATGAAGGGAAGTATGAGTCAAAAGAAAATTGCTCAGCCTGCGGCGTTTGAACGTGCAAACTATATGAAAACTTTACAGAGCTATAAATCGCTTAATTAA
- a CDS encoding T9SS type A sorting domain-containing protein produces the protein MSFTSTVDGVDQSQINLTVISALQNVLSGTTITIRLYAWGATTTGGTFAIGRYGSAVTTNSLAIGGTVGPFATTTVQLTNGIATSPLSGGHVNKATIGFSLTSEGTPNFTAINVQTSSTSVGKLTNIKVFKSTDNDYSTSGDNSQVSGLTINQTATEIQISGFSEALSDTPTNFFVVTDIDLSVTGATSNVQPSFTETNITVSAGTVSAVTVTGTNYAFQPTAILLDAMEAGTLNYTEGDDATPITSATTVAAVEANLVSGVIQIISNYQNGEDLLGFTNQNGITGSWDATTGTLTISGTTSVANYQTAVRSITYQNTSFIPNTSHRTISFTVNDGTVNSNTVTRNISVTSVNNAPSLAAIEAPNLNYTEGEAAKQIIDTITVSDFDNTTISSAIIQITSNYSNGQDILSFTNQNGITGVWTAATGTMSLSGVTTKANYQTALRSITYQNTSQNPNTSVRTVSFVVNDGALNSNTVTRNINVVVVNNSPVITSLEETQLVFSTGSPAVTITQTISLSDPDNINLASAEVKIAVHYQNGNDVLSFTNANGIIGTWDASNGTITLTGVSSITNYQAALRSVTYQYTEGAISNLYIRTISFKVNDGASDSYVVSREVNLGNTPPVLAGVESNPLEYKQGDNPAIITNGLTITDNGIPNLQYAVVKISNNYKNNEDVLSFTKQNKIVGTWYPFQGVLVLNLGLSLSNYETALKSVTYHNISSSPSTLPRTVSFKASDPYQESNEVTRTINITPVYTVALISNPPNGGTTNGSGTFDPGNSVTVTAAPNTGYTFVNWTEGGTVVSTSPSYTFIINSNRLLIANFAIIQCTVTTSSNPAEGGTTSGSGTFNYGNSVSVTATPSKGYSFVNWTSGGTEVSTSSTYTFIITNSQDLVANFMMLPILTVTPDFLSIGPIAGTASINVSNTGGGTMNWIAISDIFWIKITSGANGTNNGIIDISYNQNNSVSRAGTITITAEGITGSPKSVEIRQGAAVTYVENLNLGIPDAYRLEQNYPNPFNPTTKIRYGLPQVSNVVITVYNILGEEITKLVNDFQYAGFYEVNFSASNLTSGIYIYRISAGNFMQLRKMLLIK, from the coding sequence GTGAGCTTTACTAGCACCGTAGACGGTGTGGATCAATCACAAATAAATTTGACTGTTATATCGGCCTTACAAAATGTTTTAAGCGGTACAACAATTACGATTCGTTTGTATGCGTGGGGAGCTACAACAACTGGAGGAACATTTGCTATCGGAAGATATGGATCGGCCGTTACAACTAACAGTTTAGCAATTGGTGGAACAGTTGGTCCATTTGCAACAACGACAGTTCAGCTCACAAATGGTATTGCTACCTCCCCTTTATCTGGCGGGCATGTTAATAAAGCAACAATAGGATTTTCACTTACTTCTGAAGGAACTCCAAACTTCACAGCAATTAATGTGCAGACATCATCAACATCAGTCGGCAAATTAACTAATATCAAAGTTTTCAAATCCACAGATAATGATTATTCCACAAGTGGAGATAATTCTCAAGTATCGGGACTTACAATTAACCAGACAGCCACAGAAATTCAAATTAGCGGATTTTCAGAAGCGTTATCAGATACTCCTACAAATTTTTTTGTTGTGACAGACATTGATTTATCCGTGACAGGTGCAACTTCAAATGTTCAACCCTCTTTTACAGAAACGAATATTACTGTATCAGCGGGAACAGTAAGCGCAGTTACTGTTACTGGTACTAATTACGCATTTCAACCGACGGCAATCTTATTAGATGCAATGGAGGCCGGAACATTAAATTATACTGAAGGAGATGATGCGACTCCGATAACAAGTGCAACAACTGTAGCAGCAGTAGAAGCTAACCTCGTAAGTGGAGTTATTCAGATTATAAGCAATTATCAAAACGGAGAAGACCTACTCGGTTTCACAAATCAAAACGGCATTACCGGGAGTTGGGATGCAACTACTGGAACATTAACTATTAGTGGAACAACTTCAGTAGCAAATTATCAAACTGCTGTAAGGAGTATTACATATCAGAATACATCATTTATTCCAAATACTTCGCATAGAACAATAAGTTTTACAGTCAATGATGGAACTGTAAACAGCAATACTGTTACAAGAAATATTTCTGTTACGTCTGTTAACAACGCTCCTTCGCTTGCCGCTATTGAGGCCCCAAATCTGAATTACACTGAAGGAGAGGCTGCAAAACAAATTATTGATACCATAACCGTGAGCGACTTTGACAATACAACAATTAGTAGCGCTATAATTCAAATAACTAGTAACTATTCAAACGGTCAAGATATTCTCTCCTTTACAAATCAGAATGGAATAACGGGTGTATGGACTGCAGCTACCGGGACAATGAGTTTAAGTGGTGTAACAACAAAGGCGAATTATCAGACAGCTTTACGAAGTATTACTTATCAGAACACCTCTCAAAATCCTAATACATCAGTCCGCACAGTGAGCTTTGTTGTAAATGATGGGGCGTTAAATAGTAATACTGTAACAAGAAACATAAATGTTGTAGTAGTTAACAATTCACCAGTAATAACATCATTGGAAGAAACCCAACTGGTTTTTTCAACCGGAAGCCCGGCAGTTACAATTACGCAGACTATATCATTAAGCGATCCTGATAACATCAATTTGGCTAGTGCTGAAGTAAAAATAGCAGTTCACTATCAAAATGGGAATGATGTTTTGAGTTTTACTAATGCTAACGGAATTATAGGAACATGGGATGCTTCAAATGGAACCATAACACTTACTGGTGTATCATCAATAACTAATTATCAAGCAGCACTAAGAAGCGTTACTTATCAATATACAGAAGGTGCCATTTCGAACTTATACATAAGGACAATCAGTTTCAAAGTAAATGACGGCGCGTCTGACAGTTATGTTGTTAGCAGAGAAGTTAACTTAGGGAACACACCGCCTGTCCTGGCAGGAGTGGAATCAAACCCATTAGAATATAAACAAGGTGATAATCCTGCAATAATAACAAATGGACTAACAATAACTGACAATGGAATTCCTAACTTACAATATGCAGTTGTTAAAATTTCTAACAATTACAAAAACAACGAAGATGTTCTTAGTTTCACAAAGCAAAATAAAATTGTAGGAACATGGTATCCCTTTCAAGGAGTATTAGTCCTGAATTTAGGTTTATCATTATCAAATTATGAGACTGCATTAAAAAGTGTTACATACCATAATATTAGCAGTAGCCCAAGTACACTACCTAGAACAGTTAGTTTTAAAGCGTCTGATCCGTATCAAGAAAGTAATGAAGTAACCCGTACTATAAACATTACTCCAGTATATACAGTTGCTCTTATCTCAAATCCACCCAATGGAGGAACAACCAATGGTAGTGGAACTTTCGATCCGGGAAATTCTGTAACAGTTACTGCAGCTCCAAACACTGGGTACACTTTTGTGAATTGGACAGAAGGAGGAACGGTAGTTTCAACGAGCCCGAGTTATACTTTCATAATCAATTCTAACAGATTGTTGATTGCTAATTTTGCGATCATACAGTGCACAGTGACAACAAGCTCAAACCCTGCTGAAGGTGGAACCACGAGTGGAAGCGGTACTTTTAATTACGGTAATTCGGTCAGTGTGACTGCAACTCCAAGCAAAGGATATTCATTTGTTAATTGGACAAGCGGAGGTACTGAAGTCTCAACTTCATCTACTTATACATTTATAATCACCAACAGCCAAGATTTGGTGGCTAATTTTATGATGCTACCAATCTTAACAGTTACACCGGATTTTCTTTCTATAGGTCCGATTGCCGGTACTGCTTCGATAAATGTATCTAATACCGGTGGCGGAACAATGAATTGGATCGCTATATCAGATATATTTTGGATAAAAATTACTAGCGGAGCTAACGGCACTAACAATGGAATCATTGATATAAGTTATAATCAGAATAACAGTGTTTCGAGAGCCGGAACAATAACGATCACTGCCGAGGGCATTACTGGTAGCCCAAAGAGTGTTGAGATCAGGCAAGGTGCAGCTGTAACCTACGTTGAAAATCTAAATTTAGGTATTCCAGATGCATATAGACTTGAACAAAACTATCCGAATCCCTTTAATCCAACTACAAAAATTAGATATGGATTGCCCCAGGTAAGTAATGTCGTTATAACTGTCTATAATATCCTGGGAGAAGAAATAACAAAACTTGTGAATGATTTTCAATATGCGGGATTTTACGAAGTAAATTTTAGTGCGAGTAATTTAACCAGTGGAATTTATATTTATCGGATCTCTGCCGGTAATTTTATGCAGTTAAGGAAAATGTTATTGATCAAATAA